TAAGAGAAGATAGTATCTTTGGAAAACGTCCAGAACAATTAAGTGTTCAACAATTTATAGAACTTACAACGTTAATTGAAAACGACGCTTAGAATTTTTTAAAATTTTTCCATTTGTTAGAAGAAAACGAAAACATACAATTTCAATTAACGGATGAACTTATAGAACAAGTTGAGTTACTTATCGAAAACCAAAACGATAAAGAACTTCACCAGTTATTAGATGAGTTTCACCATGCCGATATTGCCGAAATTTTAGATGAATTAAATCTAGAAGAGGCTATGTATATTATTAAGCTTCTAGATTCTGAAACGACTGCCGAAATTTTAATGGAACTCGATGAAGATAATCGAGAAAAAGTTTTAAGAAATCTATCATCAAAAGAAATAGCAGAAGAAGTTGAGGAGTTAGACACCGATGATGCTGCCGATATTATTGCAGAATTATCAGAAGAACGTCAACAAGAAGTTATTTCTCATATTGAAGATGAAGAGCATAAAGAAGAAATTAGAGAACTTCTTGCTTATGATGAAGATACAGCGGGTGGTCTTATGGCAAAAGAACTTGTTAAAGTGTATGATACCTGGACAGTTGCTGGATGCCTTCGCCGCATAAGAGGGCAAGCCGAGGAAGTTACCAGAGTACACTCTGTATATGTTGTAAATAAACAAGAAAAACTTGTTGGAAGGCTTTCCTTAAAAGATCTTATAGTTGCAAAAAACGAACAAAAAATAGCCGATATTTATATTTCTAGTGTCGATTATGTTAACGAACATGATGAAGCCGAAGATGTTGCCAGAGTCATGCAGAAATACGATTTAGAAGCCATTCCTGTAGTAGATGATAATCATAAACTTTTAGGTCGTATCACTATCGATGACATTGTAGATGTCATGAAGGAAGAAGCCGAAAAAGATTATCAATTAGCAGCAGGTATTACTAGCGACGTTGAGGCAGATGATAGTATTTGGGAACTCACAAAAGCACGTTTGCCTTGGTTATTAATAGGCATGTTTGGAGGGTTAGGTGCAGCAAGTATAATAAATGGGTTTAGCGATGCTATGTTAAGGTATCCAGCATTAATGTTGTTTGTACCATTAATACAGGCTACCGCTGGTAATGTAGGCGTACAGTCTTCTGCTATCGTCGTACAAGGACTAGCAAATAATTCCATTGATGGAAAAATTTTAAGTAGATTATTCAAAGAGTTTTTATTAGGCTTAGTAAATGGTGTGGCTATAGCTGCCATTGTATTACTTATTAGTCATTTTGTTTTTGGTACAACCTATAAAGAATCTTTAACCATTTGTATAGCACTTATAGCAGTTATTATAATGGCCGCATTAATAGGAACATTTATACCCATTTTTTTAGATAAAAAAGGTATTGATCCTGCCGTAGCAACGGGACCTTTTATTACCACAAGTAATGATGTTTTCGGAATTCTTATTTATTTTTTAATAGCTAAATTAATTATAGGGTTTTAATTTTTTGGCGTTACCACAAGGGTCGCGCTTTCCGTTATATCTTTTTAAAAATGCTCTAGTAATTAGTAAGTTATTTTGTTTACTGTCAAATCTAGTGCTTCATTAAAATCAATTTTTATAATTTTTTAAAAAGGATGCCACTGCAATCGCTAACGCAAAACTTCGTAAATTTGCTATTATTTCAAACTCAATATGTCACACTGAGCGCAGTCGAAGTGTCTTTAATATATGAACATCCTTCACCTCGATACCAATCACGAATTACTAATAAATCAACTAAACGATTTAGGGTTTACTAATCATGAAGATTATACGTCTTTAAAAGAACAAGTTGAAGCCAAAATTCAAGATTACGATGGCATTATATTAAGAAGCCGATTTACCATAGATAAACAATTTTTAGATGCCGCAAAAAACCTAAAATTTATAGGAAGAGTTGGTGCGGGTTTAGAAAATATAGATTGCGATTATGCCCAAACAAAAGGCATTACCTTAATCGCAGCACCCGAGGGCAACCGCAATGCAGTAGGCGAGCATGCACTTGGTATGTTGTTGTCGTTGTTTAATAAACTAAACAAAGCAGATGCCGAGGTACGACAAGGTAAATGGTTACGAGAAGATAATCGTGGTATTGAGTTAGATGGAAAAACCGTGGGACTAATTGGCTATGGCAACATGGGAAAAGCTTTTGCTAAAAAACTAAGAGGTTTTGATGTTGAGGTACTATGCTACGATATAAAAGCAGGTGTTGGAAATGAAAACGCAAAACAAGTAACACTTAAAGAGTTTCAAGAAAGAGTGGATGTAGTTAGTTTACATACGCCACAAACACCACTAACTTTAGGTATGATAAATTCAGAATTTATCAATGGTTTTAAAAAGCCATTTTGGTTCATTAATACTGCTCGCGGTAAAAGTGTTGTTACCATAGATTTGGTTTCAGCATTAAAATCAGGAAAAATCTTGGGAGCAGGACTTGACGTATTAGAATATGAAAAAGCATCCTTCGAAAATTTATTCTCTAATACAATGCCAGAGGCA
The nucleotide sequence above comes from Flavobacteriaceae bacterium HL-DH10. Encoded proteins:
- the mgtE gene encoding magnesium transporter — its product is MLEENENIQFQLTDELIEQVELLIENQNDKELHQLLDEFHHADIAEILDELNLEEAMYIIKLLDSETTAEILMELDEDNREKVLRNLSSKEIAEEVEELDTDDAADIIAELSEERQQEVISHIEDEEHKEEIRELLAYDEDTAGGLMAKELVKVYDTWTVAGCLRRIRGQAEEVTRVHSVYVVNKQEKLVGRLSLKDLIVAKNEQKIADIYISSVDYVNEHDEAEDVARVMQKYDLEAIPVVDDNHKLLGRITIDDIVDVMKEEAEKDYQLAAGITSDVEADDSIWELTKARLPWLLIGMFGGLGAASIINGFSDAMLRYPALMLFVPLIQATAGNVGVQSSAIVVQGLANNSIDGKILSRLFKEFLLGLVNGVAIAAIVLLISHFVFGTTYKESLTICIALIAVIIMAALIGTFIPIFLDKKGIDPAVATGPFITTSNDVFGILIYFLIAKLIIGF
- a CDS encoding 2-hydroxyacid dehydrogenase — encoded protein: MNILHLDTNHELLINQLNDLGFTNHEDYTSLKEQVEAKIQDYDGIILRSRFTIDKQFLDAAKNLKFIGRVGAGLENIDCDYAQTKGITLIAAPEGNRNAVGEHALGMLLSLFNKLNKADAEVRQGKWLREDNRGIELDGKTVGLIGYGNMGKAFAKKLRGFDVEVLCYDIKAGVGNENAKQVTLKEFQERVDVVSLHTPQTPLTLGMINSEFINGFKKPFWFINTARGKSVVTIDLVSALKSGKILGAGLDVLEYEKASFENLFSNTMPEAFQYLIDSENVLLSPHVAGWTIESKEKLAQTIVDKIKANFC